A region from the Aphis gossypii isolate Hap1 chromosome 1, ASM2018417v2, whole genome shotgun sequence genome encodes:
- the LOC114119629 gene encoding phosphatidylserine decarboxylase proenzyme, mitochondrial isoform X3, protein MDNIVYPLIELSTGNDAGVQEVVAKNSRWWNWSNLIYPIPTGVGLTLLAVLQWRRLNKQQPENEQQPIYTRNLRLSFYKAIPLRAMSRLWGYISGCYIPRQLRYWLYTAYSKLFGVIVHEIELPMESYKSLGEFFARRLKDGARPICLDRPMVSPADGTIVSVGRVTSCQVEQVKGVTYTIKSFLGSPTWQEDIVSSELESSPVTTTTKSDMMKRDSTSNNCSGWSINSTFLFYHYGLLTMHLYCINFIFNFLSQGVSFFSLSFKKQDVTLSDDTQEKTVSVERQDKNDDECQPFDPHWNEYKSKLLHNPDNELYQLVIYLAPGDYHRFHSPAQWTVKFRRHFQGELLSVNPKIARLLPDLFVLNERAVYIGEWEHGFFSMTAVGATNVGSIKVHSDKGLETNKRCRRKDFNQHDRPFSTQWSIGQEVGEFRMGSTVVLLFEAPKNFNFDVEAGQTIQMGQALGKIDVSHSDYITSK, encoded by the exons GTACCGGAAATGATGCCGGTGTTCAAGAAGTAGTGGCAAAAAATTCACGATGGTGGAACTGGTCAAATTTGATTTATCCCATTCCCACTGGTGTTGGGTTGACATTATTAGCTGTACTTCAATGGCGTCGTTTAAACAAGCAACAGCCGGAAAACGAACAACAACCTATCTACACGCGGAATCTAAGg ctATCCTTTTACAAAGCAATACCGTTAAGAGCAATGTCACGTTTATGGGGTTATATTTCAGGATGTTACATCCCTCGGCAATTGAGATATTGGTTATATACTGCTTACTCCAAACTATTTGGTGTTATTGTACATGAAATTGAATTACCTATGGAGTCTTACAAAAGTTTAGGAGAATTTTTTGCTAGACGTTTAAAAGATGGTGCTCGGCCAATATGCTTGGACAGGCCAATG gTGTCTCCTGCTGATGGCACCATAGTGAGTGTTGGACGTGTTACATCCTGTCAAGTTGAACAAGTTAAGGGTGTCACATATACTATCAAGTCATTTTTAGGTTCACCAACTTGGCAAGAAGACATAGTTTCGTCAGAATTAGAATCTTCACCAGTGACTACTACAACTAAAAGTGATATGATGAAACGAGACTCTACATCCAATAATTGTAGTGGTTGGTCCATTAATTCCACTTTCCTGTTTTACCATTACGGTCTTCTCACTATGCACTTGTACTGCATCAATTTCATATTCAACTTCCTCTCACAAGGTGTAAGCTTTTTCAGTCTATCATTTAAGAAACAAGATGTAACATTGTCAGACGATACACAAGAAAAAACTGTGTCTGTTGAACGACAAGACAAAAATGATGACGAATGTCAGCCATTTGATCCTCATTGGaatgaatataaatcaaaattattgcaCAATCCAGACAATGAATTGTACCAACTTGTGATTTATTTAGCTCCAGGAGATTATCATAGATTTCATTCGCCAGCTCAATGGACTGTTAAATTTCGAAGACATTTTCAAG GGGAATTATTAAGTGTCAATCCAAAAATAGCCCGTTTACTACCAGATTTATTTGTGTTGAATGAGAGAGCAGTATATATTGGAGAATGGGAACACGGATTTTTCTCAATGACTGCTGTCGGTGCTACAAATGTAGGATCAATCAAAGTACACTCTGataag GGACTGGAAACTAATAAGCGATGTCGCCGAAAAGATTTTAATCAGCATGACCGTCCTTTCTCGACTCAGTGGTCAATAGGACAAGAAGTTGGAGAGTTCAGAATGGGATCAACAgtagttttattgtttgaagcacccaaaaactttaatttcgATGTGGAAGCTGGACAAACTATACAAATGGGACAAGCTCTTGGAAAAATAGATGTTTCGCACAGTGATTatattacatcaaaataa
- the LOC114119629 gene encoding phosphatidylserine decarboxylase proenzyme, mitochondrial isoform X2 — MDELWIQYFYELIDMSTQYLCACTGNDAGVQEVVAKNSRWWNWSNLIYPIPTGVGLTLLAVLQWRRLNKQQPENEQQPIYTRNLRLSFYKAIPLRAMSRLWGYISGCYIPRQLRYWLYTAYSKLFGVIVHEIELPMESYKSLGEFFARRLKDGARPICLDRPMVSPADGTIVSVGRVTSCQVEQVKGVTYTIKSFLGSPTWQEDIVSSELESSPVTTTTKSDMMKRDSTSNNCSGWSINSTFLFYHYGLLTMHLYCINFIFNFLSQGVSFFSLSFKKQDVTLSDDTQEKTVSVERQDKNDDECQPFDPHWNEYKSKLLHNPDNELYQLVIYLAPGDYHRFHSPAQWTVKFRRHFQGELLSVNPKIARLLPDLFVLNERAVYIGEWEHGFFSMTAVGATNVGSIKVHSDKGLETNKRCRRKDFNQHDRPFSTQWSIGQEVGEFRMGSTVVLLFEAPKNFNFDVEAGQTIQMGQALGKIDVSHSDYITSK, encoded by the exons ATGGATGAACTATGGATACAATACTTCTATGAATTAATTGACATGTCTACGCAATATTTGTGCGCCT GTACCGGAAATGATGCCGGTGTTCAAGAAGTAGTGGCAAAAAATTCACGATGGTGGAACTGGTCAAATTTGATTTATCCCATTCCCACTGGTGTTGGGTTGACATTATTAGCTGTACTTCAATGGCGTCGTTTAAACAAGCAACAGCCGGAAAACGAACAACAACCTATCTACACGCGGAATCTAAGg ctATCCTTTTACAAAGCAATACCGTTAAGAGCAATGTCACGTTTATGGGGTTATATTTCAGGATGTTACATCCCTCGGCAATTGAGATATTGGTTATATACTGCTTACTCCAAACTATTTGGTGTTATTGTACATGAAATTGAATTACCTATGGAGTCTTACAAAAGTTTAGGAGAATTTTTTGCTAGACGTTTAAAAGATGGTGCTCGGCCAATATGCTTGGACAGGCCAATG gTGTCTCCTGCTGATGGCACCATAGTGAGTGTTGGACGTGTTACATCCTGTCAAGTTGAACAAGTTAAGGGTGTCACATATACTATCAAGTCATTTTTAGGTTCACCAACTTGGCAAGAAGACATAGTTTCGTCAGAATTAGAATCTTCACCAGTGACTACTACAACTAAAAGTGATATGATGAAACGAGACTCTACATCCAATAATTGTAGTGGTTGGTCCATTAATTCCACTTTCCTGTTTTACCATTACGGTCTTCTCACTATGCACTTGTACTGCATCAATTTCATATTCAACTTCCTCTCACAAGGTGTAAGCTTTTTCAGTCTATCATTTAAGAAACAAGATGTAACATTGTCAGACGATACACAAGAAAAAACTGTGTCTGTTGAACGACAAGACAAAAATGATGACGAATGTCAGCCATTTGATCCTCATTGGaatgaatataaatcaaaattattgcaCAATCCAGACAATGAATTGTACCAACTTGTGATTTATTTAGCTCCAGGAGATTATCATAGATTTCATTCGCCAGCTCAATGGACTGTTAAATTTCGAAGACATTTTCAAG GGGAATTATTAAGTGTCAATCCAAAAATAGCCCGTTTACTACCAGATTTATTTGTGTTGAATGAGAGAGCAGTATATATTGGAGAATGGGAACACGGATTTTTCTCAATGACTGCTGTCGGTGCTACAAATGTAGGATCAATCAAAGTACACTCTGataag GGACTGGAAACTAATAAGCGATGTCGCCGAAAAGATTTTAATCAGCATGACCGTCCTTTCTCGACTCAGTGGTCAATAGGACAAGAAGTTGGAGAGTTCAGAATGGGATCAACAgtagttttattgtttgaagcacccaaaaactttaatttcgATGTGGAAGCTGGACAAACTATACAAATGGGACAAGCTCTTGGAAAAATAGATGTTTCGCACAGTGATTatattacatcaaaataa
- the LOC114119629 gene encoding phosphatidylserine decarboxylase proenzyme, mitochondrial isoform X1, which yields MFGRSLKTTKRLLHHPASLRTVEYQRSLRKNYGTGNDAGVQEVVAKNSRWWNWSNLIYPIPTGVGLTLLAVLQWRRLNKQQPENEQQPIYTRNLRLSFYKAIPLRAMSRLWGYISGCYIPRQLRYWLYTAYSKLFGVIVHEIELPMESYKSLGEFFARRLKDGARPICLDRPMVSPADGTIVSVGRVTSCQVEQVKGVTYTIKSFLGSPTWQEDIVSSELESSPVTTTTKSDMMKRDSTSNNCSGWSINSTFLFYHYGLLTMHLYCINFIFNFLSQGVSFFSLSFKKQDVTLSDDTQEKTVSVERQDKNDDECQPFDPHWNEYKSKLLHNPDNELYQLVIYLAPGDYHRFHSPAQWTVKFRRHFQGELLSVNPKIARLLPDLFVLNERAVYIGEWEHGFFSMTAVGATNVGSIKVHSDKGLETNKRCRRKDFNQHDRPFSTQWSIGQEVGEFRMGSTVVLLFEAPKNFNFDVEAGQTIQMGQALGKIDVSHSDYITSK from the exons GTACCGGAAATGATGCCGGTGTTCAAGAAGTAGTGGCAAAAAATTCACGATGGTGGAACTGGTCAAATTTGATTTATCCCATTCCCACTGGTGTTGGGTTGACATTATTAGCTGTACTTCAATGGCGTCGTTTAAACAAGCAACAGCCGGAAAACGAACAACAACCTATCTACACGCGGAATCTAAGg ctATCCTTTTACAAAGCAATACCGTTAAGAGCAATGTCACGTTTATGGGGTTATATTTCAGGATGTTACATCCCTCGGCAATTGAGATATTGGTTATATACTGCTTACTCCAAACTATTTGGTGTTATTGTACATGAAATTGAATTACCTATGGAGTCTTACAAAAGTTTAGGAGAATTTTTTGCTAGACGTTTAAAAGATGGTGCTCGGCCAATATGCTTGGACAGGCCAATG gTGTCTCCTGCTGATGGCACCATAGTGAGTGTTGGACGTGTTACATCCTGTCAAGTTGAACAAGTTAAGGGTGTCACATATACTATCAAGTCATTTTTAGGTTCACCAACTTGGCAAGAAGACATAGTTTCGTCAGAATTAGAATCTTCACCAGTGACTACTACAACTAAAAGTGATATGATGAAACGAGACTCTACATCCAATAATTGTAGTGGTTGGTCCATTAATTCCACTTTCCTGTTTTACCATTACGGTCTTCTCACTATGCACTTGTACTGCATCAATTTCATATTCAACTTCCTCTCACAAGGTGTAAGCTTTTTCAGTCTATCATTTAAGAAACAAGATGTAACATTGTCAGACGATACACAAGAAAAAACTGTGTCTGTTGAACGACAAGACAAAAATGATGACGAATGTCAGCCATTTGATCCTCATTGGaatgaatataaatcaaaattattgcaCAATCCAGACAATGAATTGTACCAACTTGTGATTTATTTAGCTCCAGGAGATTATCATAGATTTCATTCGCCAGCTCAATGGACTGTTAAATTTCGAAGACATTTTCAAG GGGAATTATTAAGTGTCAATCCAAAAATAGCCCGTTTACTACCAGATTTATTTGTGTTGAATGAGAGAGCAGTATATATTGGAGAATGGGAACACGGATTTTTCTCAATGACTGCTGTCGGTGCTACAAATGTAGGATCAATCAAAGTACACTCTGataag GGACTGGAAACTAATAAGCGATGTCGCCGAAAAGATTTTAATCAGCATGACCGTCCTTTCTCGACTCAGTGGTCAATAGGACAAGAAGTTGGAGAGTTCAGAATGGGATCAACAgtagttttattgtttgaagcacccaaaaactttaatttcgATGTGGAAGCTGGACAAACTATACAAATGGGACAAGCTCTTGGAAAAATAGATGTTTCGCACAGTGATTatattacatcaaaataa